Proteins encoded within one genomic window of Triticum aestivum cultivar Chinese Spring chromosome 2D, IWGSC CS RefSeq v2.1, whole genome shotgun sequence:
- the LOC123050307 gene encoding G-type lectin S-receptor-like serine/threonine-protein kinase SD2-5: protein MSTAVTATVSAVCATVAVVITIAVIRRCRRWRWKVYKKFMAKITDEINRRNRELEACAAVNDVVIEIGPVEKFLHEILNEKPMRFSSEQLASCTGKYSTELGSGGFGVVYKGELPNGLPVAVKVLKVSMNKKVQEGFMAEIGTIGRTYHVHLVRLYGFCFDPDTKALVYEYLENGSLEKYLYRDGEGAGDGERKERLEWRTLHSIAIGTAKGIRYLHEEFQQRIVHYDIKPANILLTADFTPKVADFGLARLGERENPHMSSLTGGGRGTPGYAAPELWMALPTTEKCDVYSFGMVLFEILGRRRNYDAQLEDESREWFPKWVWDKYEQGDMECIVSAAAGIGEADREKAETMCKVALWCVQFQPSARPTMSSVVRMLEGEMAIVPPVNPFHYVSGGGSSSSWALSSSTGTGTFTSSSRDTGWDSKVSAASTPGKPTDAMVKSVESTDPVTT, encoded by the exons ATGTCGACGGCTGTCACTGCAACTG TATCGGCGGTCTGTGCGACTGTTGCGGTAGTGATAACCATCGCCGTGATCAGACGATGCCGCCGTTGGAGGTGGAAAGTTTACAAGAAGTTCATGGCCAAGATCACCGACGAGATCAACAGAAGGAACCGAGAGCTGGAAGCATGCGCCGCAGTGAACGACGTGGTGATCGAGATCGGCCCCGTGGAGAAGTTTCTGCATGAGATCCTCAACGAGAAGCCGATGAGGTTCAGCTCGGAGCAGCTGGCGTCGTGCACCGGGAAATACTCCACCGAGCTGGGCTCCGGCGGCTTCGGGGTGGTCTACAAGGGGGAGCTCCCCAACGGGCTGCCCGTGGCGGTGAAGGTGCTCAAGGTGTCCATGAACAAGAAGGTGCAGGAAGGGTTCATGGCGGAGATCGGCACCATCGGCCGGACCTACCACGTGCACCTCGTCAGGCTCTACGGCTTCTGCTTCGACCCGGACACCAAGGCGCTCGTCTACGAGTACCTCGAGAACGGCTCGCTGGAGAAGTACCTATACCGCgacggggaaggcgcgggcgacggcgagagAAAGGAGAGGCTCGAGTGGCGGACGCTGCACAGCATCGCCATCGGCACGGCCAAGGGGATCAGGTACCTGCACGAGGAGTTCCAGCAGAGGATCGTGCACTACGATATCAAGCCGGCAAACATTCTACTCACCGCCGACTTCACGCCCAAGGTGGCAGACTTCGGGCTGGCCAGGCTGGGCGAGCGCGAGAACCCGCACATGTCATCGCTGACCGGcggcgggcgcgggacgccgggaTACGCGGCGCCGGAGCTGTGGATGGCGCTGCCGACGACGGAGAAGtgcgacgtgtacagcttcggcaTGGTGCTGTTCGAGATCCTGGGGCGGCGCCGGAACTACGACGCCCAGCTGGAGGACGAGAGCCGAGAGTGGTTCCCCAAGTGGGTGTGGGACAAGTACGAGCAAGGGGACATGGAGTGCATCGTGTCCGCGGCGGCCGGCATCGGGGAGGCGGACCGGGAGAAGGCGGAGACCATGTGCAAGGTGGCGCTGTGGTGCGTCCAGTTCCAGCCGTCGGCGCGGCCGACCATGAGCAGCGTGGTGCGGATGCTGGAGGGGGAGATGGCCATCGTGCCGCCGGTGAACCCGTTCCACTACGTGTCGGGCGGCGGCAGCTCCAGCAGCTGGGCGCTATCGAGCAGCACCGGCACCGGCACGTTCACCAGCAGCAGCCGTGATACGGGATGGGACAGCAAGGTCTCGGCAGCAAGTACTCCTGGTAAGCCGACAGATGCAATGGTGAAAAGTGTCGAGTCCACTGATCCAGTGACGACATAG